From a single Anoplolepis gracilipes chromosome 3, ASM4749672v1, whole genome shotgun sequence genomic region:
- the LOC140664281 gene encoding lysophospholipase-like protein 1, with amino-acid sequence MTTFARLSQANIVQATRKHTATVFLFHGSGSTGEDIKEWIKILNREKLQFPHIKLIYPSAPSQPYTPNGGMMQNVWFDRMAISNQVPEQKESIDSMCQNISELIDKEVTNGIPLNRIIVGGFSMGGCLALHLAYRYKTSLAGCFVMSSFLNKGSAIYEHLKAKPEHNKVPLIQYHGTIDALVPFEWGEESAKNLKELGVNVKFIPLQNIDHELSRPEIQSWKDWLLNILSDK; translated from the exons ATGACAACATTTGCAAGACTCTCACAAGCAAATATCGTGCAAGCTACAAGAAAACATACAGCTACTGTATTTCTCTTCCATGGTTCTG gtaGTACAGGAGAAGATATCAAAGAATggattaaaattcttaatagaGAAAAGTTGCAGTTTCCacatataaagttaatttatccTAGCGCACCCAGTCAACCTTATACACCAAATGGCGGAATG atgcAAAATGTGTGGTTTGATCGCATGGCAATATCTAATCAAGTACCAGAACAGAAAGAGTCAATTGATTCTATGtgtcaaaatatatcagaatTGATTGATAAAGAAGTAACCAATGGAATTCCACTTAACAGAATAATTGTGGGTGGTTTTTCAATGGGTGGCTGCCTTGCATTGCATTTAGCATATAGATACAAAACATCCTTAGCCGGTTGCTTTGTTATGTCTTCTTTTCTGAACAAAGGATCTGCAATCTATGAG cATTTAAAAGCAAAGCCAGAACATAATAAGGTACCACTTATTCAGTATCATGGTACAATAGATGCTTTGGTTCCTTTTGAATGGGGTGAGGAGAGTGCTAAGAATTTAAAGGAACTTGGTGTGAATGTGAAATTTATACCATTGCAAAATATTGATCATGAATTGAGTCGTCCTGAGATTCAAAGTTGGAAAGATTGGCTCCTCAATATCTTATCGgataaataa